The DNA sequence CAGCTGCCAGCATCTCCAGCTGGGTAGCTTTGGGGACACGTCCCACCACCTCATTAGTGGCCTGAAGAGCAGGagacagaacacacagacaggttgACTGAGAGCAGGGGAAAGTCATTACTCTGTATTAAGGCATGTACATTATTTCATCAATATTAACAACCAGATGTTTGTTTTCAATCCTTAAcaggttttatattttatgtaatgAAAGTCGATGGCTGTTTTTTGCATGCTATAATCATCCATCACTGCCTTGCTACAGGCTTATATAGTTGACAAGCTAAACTACAGCCGGGCTGGATTTCTGgaggaaataaaacatgactgGCTGAGTAGACtggtctttgatttttttttgtaaaaaactgGCAAATCAAGACTGATTTCCCCCACCCCAATGTCCATAATTTACTATTACAAAGTAGCACTGGTTATTTGCAGCCAGCTTTTAGTAGAGATCTTGTTACTGCAGCCTCGTTGCAGGTTGTATATAGTTCATCTATGAATACTTACAGGGTTGTGTATGTCGAGCCATTCCGAGCTGTTGGACTCAACAAATTTGCCATCAATGAACAGCTTGGTGGTGGGCTAGAGGATCACAGAAGCATATGGTTAAATCCCTTCCTGCCTGGTACAGCATTAAGAAGTTCATTAAGGACATCTATCTATCACTACTACATACACAGGGCTTTTCTAAAGCAGTCACTTTACATCTCTTTATTTTCCATACACCGAGTTGTGTtcatggctcattttaacattttaaaatcttaagTTTTCCTGATCTGACATTTCTAAGCTCATGTAGCCGTCTCCCAATCCCATAATACACACTAATTCTAAACAGGGTTTGAGTTTATCTTGTGTATTCACTGAAATACTGAAGGAATTAAGAGCACTCAAATAAGTCAGTATGCATACTGACGTCAAAACACAGTTTTGTGCAGTGCTGTTGACAAACATTACGTGGTTCTAtgcaaagaacacacaaaaaaggctAAAACCATGCATTAATTATTTGCTGTCTTTGTGCAGTTTTGCCAGTGGCTTTCCTAATTTTAAGTTTGATTGACACCTGTGGCATATGCGTTttccatttatatatatatatatatatatatatatatatatatatatatatatatatatatatatatataaataatagtaCACTTCGTACACTACCTCAAAGACAGTGACAGAGTGTCAAGTTTAGTGTGTAGTATGTACTGTACACAATTGCATGTAGTATGTAATTGGGATATGAGGTAATGAATATGCAATGAGTACAAAGTGCACTGAGTGCAATGAAACATTTCTTTGTAGAGTCTTGATGTTTTAGAATTTCCTGCATTTTACAATAGGTATGCAGCGCTCCTGGGAATTTCTtgtgctttaaaaatgtttaaatatcccTTTTTGGATTTATGCTTCCTCATAATCCTTACTTGAGGGTCTAAGTTGAGTTTCTTTGACTTAATGTCCTAATTTGTTCTCTGACATTCTGAAATTGCAAAACCTTACTCGGAGGGTTTTTTGCCCTGCTATGCTttcagtgaaataaaataaaaaatgccatGAGGCACCCTGGTTGCTCACCAGGTAGAGCATGTACCAtgaaggctgagtccttgctgcagcaGGCTTGTTTAAGTCCAGCCCAGGGCCTTTTGCTGCAAGTCATTCCCTCTTTCTGCCCTGTCTGGCTCTCTCAATATCATATGAagcaaaaataatctttaaaaaacattatacaaCTATCAAAACATGGAGACATCGAATGGAGAGCCGGACTGCTAAACTGCCCACAGTAACCTCGCTTGAATATAGATCGTTCTTGTATTGACCAATAGGTAGCAAAGAATTGTACTAACAAATATCAAGATatgtttgaggtttttttttttaaagcagtcaCATGTTACATGGTTTGCACACCAGGAAgaggaaaagtttttttttttaaagtaagtgGAAATTGCTAGAACAATGCATTAACGACCTGAAGTTTTAATAGAAGATTCTACAGAAGCGTTATACActtaatactagatttattaagAATAAACAAACTACTCGTTTTTCTAAGGTAAAAAGATTTTCAGTTCAGTAAAAACTCAGATAATTATATCATTcgtctaaaaaaaaacaagtgcagaTTGTTTTTTGCCATGCAAACATTTCCcagaataattattatatttataacattATTAATTCTGAAAAACGgggcaaaatattttttttctaaagtatttGGGCTAGTATATTTAAGATGACCTATGAAAGGTTTAATGGTTCATGAAAACGTGAAGGTGAATTATATCACAGTTTTACTTTGACATTATTGTTTAATGCATAATGCAACAAACTGTGGAAAAAAGTATGGAGACTTCTCAGCCTGGCAAATTAATGCAGCCATTGCTGTATTATGAAAGCTGGTGAGTGGAGGCTCTTaccactgaggaggaggagtaacAAAGGCGTCCCAGCTGGAGGGGCACCTGCAAGAATTAGGACACATTAAGCATTGGTCAACTTCAATTTATAGAAAAACTCATTGTGCAAGGTCTAGGGAATAAGAGCCATGTCTCATGGCTCCATTGCCCTTCTACCCTGTCCACGTGATGCAAATAAAAACGGCCCCTATATAAATTGCAATTGCACATTAATATGTAATGCTTGCAAGAGAGTTGACGGTGGCCAACGTGTTTGTTAGGCAACGACTTTGCTAGCTAGCAGCTCATGTTGTTAGCTATTTTGAGTTGCATGAGCgtcaaataaaaagaaatgtttgatAAAACAAAGGCATGACTTTGTTATACCTTCTTATTCACGAGAGACCTGAGGAGAATTGCTGCCATTGTGTAGTGTCTGGATTCCTGCTCCGGAGCCCTTCAACCGACCCAAAAGACACTAGAGTGCAAAGAGAACTTTAGCTAGCAGCTATGTAACAGAGGACAGAGTGATGGGATACGACCCTGCGATTTAACACGATCTACAAAACATCCTCCATGTGCAAGCCATTGACTAGCACGAGGCACATCTTTTGTTAATCTGTGAAAACTGCGTGTGTCGTCATTCGCTGTTTCCGTTCGGTGTGGGCGGGACAGACCTGTTTGACAGCCAATCACTGCGCGCAATTCAACAACCGCCCTAAATTACAAGAAGCCGATTGGCTGTTTCTTTAAACACGGACTGGAGTCGTTTCTGTTCTCAACTGAGCCTTTTATAACCTTTTTCGGAAACTTGAGAGTAAAATATGATGCTCAGAGTGCTTACAACCTGTCTTAAAACGTTTTAACGTACATTTGCGACTGGAAAATAAAAACGCGCTTTTATGGGTGAAGAAGGAAACACTTATCAACACCTAGTGGCAGGTAACAGTTTCCATAGCAACATGCTTACAGGCAACATGGAGTTCCTACAGTGGAGTTGTCATGATGTTGCAACATGGATTGAGTCTTTAGGATTTCCACAGTACAAAGTAGGTTAAAATGCACCCGATTTAAcatataacaaataataatggtTACATGATGTGTTCCTGCCAGCTTCCAAGGTAATATTCCTCTTTTCAAAGCTCTAACCttattatacatttcttttgCAGGCATGTTTCATGGAGAACCTCATCACTGGAAGAAAGCTCATTTATGTAAATTGCGTCTACTTGCCAAGACTTGGAATCACAGATTTTAAAGACATGAAGGTATTaagcagaggcagagagagactcAAGTTTTTATTCTAACCTTCACAGGAGATTGATGTTATTATGGAGACTTGTTTACATATCAAAGCTGGAGGCTCGCACAATGTTCAAGGCAGTATCAACAGGCTGAGTAGAACCAAGATAATGATGGCGCTGTGAAAACTACTTTACTGTGTATAACCTCAACTGCTGCTGAAACAAGATAAACAGCAAGGCAATCCAGGCACttcaaaatgtacaaataataacaacaaggaagaaaatattaaaaaggtgTTATTG is a window from the Centropristis striata isolate RG_2023a ecotype Rhode Island chromosome 18, C.striata_1.0, whole genome shotgun sequence genome containing:
- the LOC131991117 gene encoding sterile alpha motif domain-containing protein 15-like — protein: MGEEGNTYQHLVAGNSFHSNMLTGNMEFLQWSCHDVATWIESLGFPQYKACFMENLITGRKLIYVNCVYLPRLGITDFKDMKVISARVRELLGITETLWSRSIADTRRDIVGMFLENKSRTGERVDNQTYQQFLDDMRQ